Within Deinococcus actinosclerus, the genomic segment TCCCAGATGAATTTCATCTTGGGGTTCGCGAACGCGCGGGCCTGGGCGACCTTGTTGGCGCGCAGGGTGTCGCGGCGGTGGATCAGGATGACCTCGTCGGCGAACTTGGTCAGGAACAGGCCCTCTTCCACGGCGGCGTCCCCGCCGCCCACCACGACGACCTTCTTGCCGCGGTAGAAGAAGCCGTCGCAGGTGGCGCAGGTGCTGACGCCCTTGCCCCAGAAGTGCTCCTCGCCGGGCACGTACAGGCGTTTGGGGTTGGCGCCGGTGGCGAGGATGACGGCCTTGGCGCGGTAGGTGCCGCCGTAGCCGGTGACGGTGAAGGGGTAGGCGTGTTCGCGGTCGTCGTCGGTGCGGGTGATGCTCTGCACCTCGTCCATCTCGATGACGCCGCCGAACTTCTCGGCCTGCTGCTGCATGCGGCTGGCGAGTTCCATGCCGCTGATGGGTTCGGGGAAGCCGGGGTAATTCTCGACTTCCTCGGTCTGGGCGATCTGCCCGCCGGGGAGGCCCTTTTCGAGGATCAGGGTGCTGAGGCTGGCGCGGCCGGTGTAGATCGCGGCGGTGAGGCCGGCGGGGCCGCCGCCGACGATGACCACGTCGTAGTTCTGGGTGTTGCCCGTCATGGGTGAAGCGTACCACCGGGCACGATTGGGGATGGTCAGCCACGCACAGTTTATTTTTTAAAGCATGCCGGACCCAGCGGTGGACTGGAGCGGCACAGTGACGCCCCACACCGGCATGCCCGGCAGGCCGCCGATGAATGCGCGCCAGGGGTCCAGCGCACCCATCACCGGGCGGGGCGGGCGGTGCAGGGCCACGAGACCCTCGCGGTAGGCGGCGCCGTGGCGGGCGGCGATCCAGGTTTCGTGGGTGTGAAGGGCGGCGCGCAGGTGCAGGCGGCCCTCGGTAGCGGGTACGGTGCGGCCGCCGCGCGTGAAGGTCTGGGTGCGGCGGTTGAAGTGCAGCGGCTCGCCGGGCAGCAGCAGGGTCAGTCCGGCGGAGTGCAGGCTGAGGCCGTCCAGGGTGTAGCGGCTGCTGCCGTGCGGGGTGGGAGTCTTGCAGAAGCCGCGCAGGGTCAGGTCGCCCTGGCGGGCGTCGAGGCCCAGGAACCAAAACTGGGCGGTCAGCGGGCAGCGCCTACGGATGTGGAACCTTGCCATATTATTGATAATAGAATATCGTTATCAGTACATGCCTACTCCTGTTTCCCGTTCCGTCCCCATCACCGTCCTGTGCGGCTTCCTCGGCGCGGGGAAGACCACCCTCCTGAACCACCTCCTGACCCAGACCGGCGGGCAGCGCGTCGCCGTGATCGTCAACGAGTTCGGCGCCGTGAACATCGACGCCAGTCTCGTCGTGAAGACCGACGAGCAGACGGTCGAGCTGAGCAACGGCTGCATCTGCTGCACCCTGCGCGGCGACCTGCTGCACGCCGTGCACGACCTGCTGGAAACGCGCGACCTGGACGCCATCCTGATCGAATCCACCGGCATCGGCGAGCCCCTGCCCATCGCGCAGAGCTTCTGCCTGACCCCCGAGGAACTGGAGATCGAACCGGAAGACGGTCAGGCGCCCATTCCCAACCTGCTGGGCCGCGTGCACGTGGACGCCATGATCACCGTCGTGGACAGCGCGCAGTTCTTCACACTCTGGAACCGCCAGGACACCATCCCCGGCGACGACGAGGGGCGTGGCTTCGGGGAACTGCTGGCCGAGCAGCTGGAATTCGCGGACATCGTCGTGCTGAACAAACTCGACCTGGCCGCCCCGGACGACGTGCGGCAGCTGCGCGACCTGATCCGCATCAC encodes:
- the trxB gene encoding thioredoxin-disulfide reductase, translating into MTGNTQNYDVVIVGGGPAGLTAAIYTGRASLSTLILEKGLPGGQIAQTEEVENYPGFPEPISGMELASRMQQQAEKFGGVIEMDEVQSITRTDDDREHAYPFTVTGYGGTYRAKAVILATGANPKRLYVPGEEHFWGKGVSTCATCDGFFYRGKKVVVVGGGDAAVEEGLFLTKFADEVILIHRRDTLRANKVAQARAFANPKMKFIWDTAVEEIKGEDTVTGVRLKNLKTGEETDMSTDGVFIFIGHTPNTEFVKDTVKLRPDGYVDVTDEIYTSVPMLFAAGDVSDYIYRQLGTSVGAGTRAAMSAERALAALELETETAAD
- a CDS encoding CobW family GTP-binding protein, which gives rise to MPTPVSRSVPITVLCGFLGAGKTTLLNHLLTQTGGQRVAVIVNEFGAVNIDASLVVKTDEQTVELSNGCICCTLRGDLLHAVHDLLETRDLDAILIESTGIGEPLPIAQSFCLTPEELEIEPEDGQAPIPNLLGRVHVDAMITVVDSAQFFTLWNRQDTIPGDDEGRGFGELLAEQLEFADIVVLNKLDLAAPDDVRQLRDLIRITNPRARVLEATRGGLPATELLNIGLFDFDHASQLDAWMAELDKEHTPESETYGLGTHIFRTERPFDPDRLTEALTLGLPRNVIRSKGWVNLGNGVATLWNHTGRQLALETAGEWLSPDEAFSELVFIGHDLNPDALDQLLTRALRA